A window of the Polaribacter sp. HaHaR_3_91 genome harbors these coding sequences:
- a CDS encoding Rieske 2Fe-2S domain-containing protein: MIVLSCSDNTQINDCFLDVNVSEVLNTRLPSYQLLTINGTSNTYSIGGRQIHIIRNNASDFIAFDLECPDRNCNAPLDIITNAPIITCTCHDRNYNYLQGGKLIGEEGCGMLMYTVNLIGSDGVQIRN; the protein is encoded by the coding sequence ATGATTGTTTTATCATGCTCAGATAACACACAAATTAATGATTGTTTTTTAGATGTAAATGTCTCTGAAGTTTTAAATACAAGGCTTCCATCATACCAATTGTTAACTATTAATGGTACTAGCAATACATATTCAATTGGTGGTAGACAAATACATATTATTAGAAATAATGCTTCAGATTTTATAGCTTTTGATTTAGAATGTCCAGATAGGAACTGCAATGCACCCCTAGATATTATTACAAATGCACCAATTATAACTTGTACTTGCCATGATAGAAATTATAATTATTTACAAGGTGGAAAACTAATTGGAGAAGAAGGATGTGGCATGTTAATGTACACTGTGAACCTAATTGGAA
- a CDS encoding HIT family protein, with translation MSIFTKIIEGEIPCYKVAEDDNCIAFLDINPNAKGHTLVVPKKEENKLFDLSKEDYLSLMDFSYRVAEALEKAVSCKRVCMSVIGLEVPHVHVHLVPTNAMEDIQFTKKVKLTNDEFVALAASISSEFK, from the coding sequence ATGAGCATTTTCACAAAAATAATAGAAGGAGAAATTCCTTGTTACAAAGTAGCCGAAGACGATAATTGTATTGCTTTTTTAGATATCAATCCAAATGCCAAAGGTCATACTTTGGTAGTTCCAAAAAAGGAAGAAAACAAATTATTCGATTTATCTAAAGAAGATTATTTAAGTCTTATGGATTTTTCTTACCGAGTAGCAGAAGCCTTAGAAAAAGCAGTTTCATGTAAAAGAGTTTGTATGAGTGTTATAGGTTTAGAAGTGCCACATGTACACGTACATTTAGTACCAACAAATGCAATGGAAGATATTCAGTTTACTAAAAAAGTAAAGTTAACAAATGATGAATTTGTTGCTTTAGCGGCAAGTATTTCATCAGAATTTAAATAA
- a CDS encoding HIT family protein, with the protein MRIALYFKRAIEDDNYIAFLDINPNAKGHTLVVPKKEENKLFDLSKEDYLSLMDFSYRVAEALEKAVSCKRFCMSVIGLEVPHVHVHLVPTNAMEDMEFSQKVKLTNDEFVALAASILSKFE; encoded by the coding sequence ATGAGGATAGCGCTTTATTTTAAAAGAGCTATAGAAGACGATAATTATATTGCTTTTTTAGATATCAATCCAAATGCCAAAGGTCATACTTTGGTAGTTCCAAAAAAGGAAGAAAACAAATTATTCGATTTATCTAAAGAAGATTATTTAAGCCTTATGGATTTTTCTTACCGAGTTGCAGAAGCCTTAGAAAAAGCAGTTTCATGTAAAAGATTCTGTATGAGTGTTATTGGTTTAGAAGTGCCACATGTACACGTACATTTAGTACCAACAAACGCAATGGAAGATATGGAATTTAGCCAAAAAGTAAAATTAACAAATGATGAATTTGTTGCTTTAGCTGCAAGTATTTTATCAAAATTTGAATAA
- a CDS encoding T9SS type A sorting domain-containing protein → MRESLHKIVISIILLTITQVGYSQLSDLHYLPPLKQSANNAAIEEQTIYLSTPEISSFDVKIYRGTNTTELATLSLSKSTPQTYSPASGDNDITLVSDAHTGIVLSDGGLRFESASGEKFYVNYRGKSTNQAASITSKGRAALGQKFKWGGAPIESSHSTVNATLGIMATEDNTSITISGYDTACRFRSPTAIDGINSSTINITLNKGQSYVLEAAKDGAAANIDGWIGASIVSDKDIAISNGMLNFGVTNRGARDAGADQPVPEDKLGKEYIFVRGNGGSTNEFVIIIGTQANTEIYVNDETSPFATIGVGEYAEVPSSKYSGTTAGKNMHIATTKNVYAYQVISGADHPNTVGLNFVAPVNCLLPDTMDHISNIEDIAGLTASGGLFIIASTTTANSAIEVYADATQIILPPEETVSGTTEWKTFYITGLTGDVSVNSTGPIAVGFIGFNNARGIAGYFSGFDTVPVTELAVTGGGCLPGGTIEVVTKNFESYQWYDNGVLVPGATDHTYTPTTSGDYYVRVTKGGCSYDSQPISAYYCNPDIVVTKTADKTEILEEETITFKITVESKGVNAATNVNISDVIPNGLTITSVSTSIGSWTAPNWTVGDLISGQVETITIVAKADAMTGISTTSAKVNTATNTQDQVDDNTTTDSPSVSFNILRDYDGDGIADIYDIDDDNDGILDVDETGTGGLNPLADDDSDGVPAYLDDDDANAAIGDDDTEVQSIFDQDNDGIPNHLDLDSDGDGCPDAIEANVPTTFKEAPVSNLDTDNTTTIITNIANAVIDTTQDLVGANGLANSLEDVDTDAAAINYTSTYTNYALDTALKACGTSMITQVYTTGTEHWVEITNIDPTNIVGINAATLALFKDGSDPTTATSPVIFANTTTIQPGASILITNDLNNASLSNANVTPITNANVIDFSDADDVLVLTKGTANYAWNRRVDVVSAIADNTSYVRIDEILVPNTTYTEDEWVAFIDDTIITYSNAANDNAIERHAHAPLLSEIANADDAANIRPGLHNFGRTRRSNTAWSSGYPDRSRKVQIFKDFSTSDKLSARKLEVRNSILSITDNLLVVTDEVEITNTTDQIRLISSDDTNKSQLIQTHETTAKVTGDGKLLVDQNSTVPSKYRYNYLSSPVNTIGETNFTVSSVLKDGTNPLDATSTIGNGSDDIAKEITFVAGYDGDYTKSPIEIAEYWVYTYAASAGGRSNWLHKYKGGTISQTDGFLLKGPGSLNQNTNGQNYTFVGTPKDGTLTTTISAGDSYLVGNPYASAISAKKFIEDNLETTNGSLYFWEHAGEKASSNGSEGHNFGGYIGGYGVRNLSGGVAATSVSINNNSDNGTPTLGNGSYTEPKAFIAIGQGFFIEGDDAASTGADNIQFNNSQREYIQEGNDSYFFKSENKKSASHTNTLPIIKLGMSYTNDENLNLHRQLAISFKNNNSFDFDKGYDTEIYDVGTTDIYWKFPNTDEKYVITGVQSISEDLEIPLELVISKNGQVTIGIDEWNAIDRDVYLTDKLTNTSYSLNSKTIDFTLVKGTYTDRFVLAFSKTTTLGVEDAILENKVTAYLDNNAKEIVINNNSNLELKKVTLFNLLGQKVAEWNTIETNTIQNRLKINTISESIYIVNIDTENGRVTKKIVVE, encoded by the coding sequence ATGAGAGAAAGTTTACATAAAATAGTTATCAGTATTATTTTATTAACCATAACACAGGTTGGTTATAGCCAATTAAGCGATTTACACTACCTACCGCCATTAAAACAGTCTGCTAATAACGCAGCAATTGAGGAACAAACCATCTATTTATCTACACCAGAAATTTCTAGTTTCGATGTAAAAATATATAGAGGTACTAATACTACAGAACTTGCTACTTTATCACTATCAAAATCTACCCCACAAACCTATTCTCCAGCCTCAGGAGACAATGATATAACCCTAGTAAGTGATGCACACACAGGAATCGTGTTATCTGATGGAGGCTTACGTTTTGAATCTGCAAGCGGAGAAAAATTTTATGTGAATTACAGAGGAAAATCTACGAACCAAGCAGCTTCAATTACCTCTAAAGGTAGAGCTGCTTTAGGTCAAAAATTTAAATGGGGAGGCGCACCAATTGAATCCAGCCATAGTACTGTTAATGCAACATTAGGTATTATGGCTACAGAAGACAATACCTCGATAACAATAAGTGGTTATGATACAGCTTGTAGGTTTAGGTCTCCAACTGCAATAGACGGCATTAATTCTAGCACTATAAATATTACTTTAAATAAAGGGCAATCTTATGTACTTGAAGCAGCTAAAGACGGTGCCGCAGCCAACATTGATGGTTGGATTGGTGCATCTATTGTATCTGATAAAGACATAGCCATCAGTAACGGAATGTTAAATTTTGGTGTCACTAATAGAGGAGCTAGAGATGCTGGTGCCGACCAACCTGTACCAGAAGATAAATTAGGTAAAGAATATATTTTTGTGCGTGGTAATGGAGGATCCACTAATGAGTTTGTGATCATTATAGGAACGCAAGCAAATACAGAGATTTATGTAAATGATGAGACTTCGCCTTTTGCTACAATTGGTGTTGGAGAGTATGCCGAAGTACCCTCTTCTAAATATTCTGGTACCACTGCAGGTAAAAACATGCACATAGCAACTACAAAAAACGTATATGCCTATCAAGTTATTTCCGGAGCCGATCATCCTAATACAGTAGGTTTAAATTTCGTAGCCCCAGTAAACTGTTTATTACCAGATACCATGGATCACATTTCTAATATAGAAGATATTGCTGGACTTACAGCATCCGGAGGTTTATTTATTATAGCATCAACTACAACAGCAAACTCAGCTATTGAGGTTTATGCCGATGCTACTCAAATTATTCTACCCCCAGAAGAAACTGTTTCAGGTACTACCGAATGGAAAACATTTTATATTACAGGACTTACAGGAGACGTTTCTGTAAATTCTACAGGCCCCATAGCTGTTGGGTTTATAGGCTTTAATAATGCTAGAGGAATTGCCGGGTATTTTTCTGGATTTGACACTGTACCTGTTACAGAATTAGCTGTTACAGGTGGAGGTTGTTTACCAGGCGGTACTATTGAAGTCGTTACTAAAAATTTTGAATCTTACCAATGGTATGATAATGGTGTTTTAGTACCAGGAGCAACAGACCATACATACACCCCTACAACATCTGGAGATTATTATGTACGTGTTACTAAAGGAGGTTGTTCATATGATTCTCAGCCAATATCTGCTTACTATTGTAACCCAGATATTGTGGTAACCAAAACTGCCGACAAAACCGAAATTCTAGAAGAAGAAACCATTACTTTTAAAATTACAGTAGAAAGTAAAGGTGTAAATGCGGCTACAAATGTTAATATCTCAGATGTTATTCCTAATGGTTTAACAATTACTAGCGTAAGTACAAGTATAGGTTCTTGGACAGCTCCTAATTGGACTGTAGGAGACCTTATAAGCGGACAAGTAGAAACCATTACAATTGTAGCAAAAGCAGATGCAATGACAGGTATTAGCACTACTTCTGCTAAAGTAAACACAGCTACAAATACACAAGATCAAGTAGATGATAATACCACTACAGATTCACCTTCTGTTTCTTTTAATATTTTAAGAGATTATGATGGAGATGGCATCGCAGATATTTATGATATTGATGATGATAATGATGGTATTTTAGATGTTGATGAAACAGGAACAGGCGGATTAAATCCATTAGCAGATGATGACAGTGATGGTGTACCTGCTTATTTAGATGACGATGATGCTAATGCAGCTATTGGAGATGATGATACTGAAGTACAATCCATTTTTGACCAAGATAATGATGGTATACCAAACCATTTAGATTTAGATTCTGATGGAGACGGTTGCCCAGATGCAATAGAAGCAAATGTGCCAACTACATTTAAAGAAGCGCCTGTAAGTAATTTAGATACAGATAATACAACAACCATAATAACCAATATAGCAAATGCAGTTATAGATACTACACAAGACCTAGTTGGTGCCAATGGATTAGCAAATAGCTTAGAAGATGTAGACACAGATGCAGCAGCTATTAATTACACATCAACATACACTAATTATGCTTTAGACACAGCATTAAAAGCATGTGGTACATCAATGATAACACAAGTATATACTACAGGTACAGAGCATTGGGTAGAAATTACAAACATAGACCCAACAAATATTGTTGGTATAAATGCAGCAACATTAGCATTATTTAAAGACGGATCTGACCCAACAACAGCAACATCTCCTGTAATTTTTGCCAATACAACAACTATTCAACCAGGTGCTTCTATTTTAATTACTAATGATCTTAATAATGCTTCATTAAGTAATGCTAACGTTACGCCTATTACTAATGCAAACGTAATAGATTTCTCTGATGCAGATGATGTATTAGTACTAACAAAAGGTACCGCAAATTATGCTTGGAACAGAAGAGTAGATGTTGTAAGTGCTATTGCAGACAATACAAGTTACGTGCGTATAGATGAAATTTTAGTACCAAACACAACTTATACAGAAGATGAATGGGTTGCTTTTATAGATGATACTATTATTACGTATTCAAATGCAGCAAATGATAATGCCATAGAACGTCATGCACATGCGCCACTTTTATCTGAAATTGCTAATGCAGATGACGCCGCTAATATAAGACCTGGTTTGCATAACTTTGGACGTACTAGAAGATCAAATACTGCTTGGTCTAGCGGATACCCTGACAGATCTAGAAAGGTCCAAATTTTTAAAGACTTTAGTACTTCTGATAAATTAAGCGCAAGAAAACTAGAAGTTAGAAACAGTATACTTAGTATTACAGACAATTTACTAGTAGTTACTGATGAGGTTGAAATTACAAATACTACCGATCAAATACGATTAATTAGCTCTGATGACACCAACAAATCGCAACTAATACAAACCCACGAAACAACAGCCAAAGTAACTGGTGATGGAAAATTATTAGTAGATCAAAATTCTACCGTACCAAGTAAATACAGATATAACTATTTAAGTTCTCCGGTAAATACAATTGGAGAAACCAATTTTACGGTTTCTAGTGTTTTAAAAGATGGTACAAACCCATTAGACGCAACCTCTACTATTGGTAATGGAAGTGACGATATAGCTAAAGAGATTACTTTTGTAGCAGGTTATGATGGTGACTATACAAAATCACCCATAGAAATTGCTGAATATTGGGTATATACCTATGCAGCCTCAGCAGGCGGAAGATCTAATTGGTTACATAAGTATAAAGGAGGCACCATTTCGCAAACAGATGGATTCCTACTTAAAGGACCAGGTAGTTTAAATCAGAATACAAATGGACAGAATTATACGTTTGTTGGTACACCTAAAGACGGAACATTAACAACCACTATTAGTGCAGGAGATTCTTATTTAGTTGGTAATCCGTATGCATCTGCAATCAGTGCTAAAAAGTTTATAGAAGATAATTTAGAGACCACTAACGGAAGTTTATATTTCTGGGAACATGCAGGTGAAAAAGCTTCTAGCAATGGATCTGAAGGACATAATTTTGGAGGATATATAGGCGGATATGGAGTAAGAAACTTATCTGGTGGAGTTGCGGCAACTAGTGTATCTATCAACAATAATAGTGATAACGGCACACCAACTTTAGGTAACGGTTCTTATACAGAACCAAAAGCCTTTATAGCAATTGGACAAGGATTTTTTATAGAAGGAGACGATGCTGCCTCTACAGGTGCAGATAATATTCAATTTAACAATAGCCAAAGAGAGTATATCCAAGAAGGAAACGATTCTTATTTCTTTAAAAGTGAAAACAAAAAATCTGCAAGCCACACAAATACATTGCCTATTATTAAACTTGGAATGAGTTATACTAATGATGAAAATTTAAACCTACACAGGCAATTAGCTATTTCATTTAAAAACAATAACTCTTTTGATTTTGACAAAGGATATGACACAGAAATTTATGATGTAGGAACGACTGATATCTATTGGAAGTTTCCAAATACTGATGAAAAGTATGTAATTACTGGTGTACAAAGCATTTCTGAAGATTTAGAAATCCCTTTAGAATTAGTAATATCTAAGAACGGACAAGTAACAATTGGTATAGATGAATGGAATGCGATTGACAGAGACGTTTATTTAACAGATAAATTAACAAATACATCTTATTCTCTTAATAGTAAAACTATTGACTTTACACTTGTAAAAGGAACGTATACAGATCGTTTTGTACTTGCTTTTTCTAAAACCACAACATTAGGTGTAGAAGATGCTATTTTAGAAAATAAAGTTACTGCCTACTTAGACAACAATGCTAAAGAAATTGTAATTAATAACAACAGTAATTTAGAATTAAAAAAGGTAACTTTATTTAATTTATTAGGTCAAAAGGTAGCTGAATGGAATACTATTGAAACCAATACAATCCAAAATAGATTGAAAATTAATACTATTTCTGAATCTATTTACATTGTAAATATTGATACAGAAAATGGAAGAGTTACTAAAAAAATAGTAGTAGAATAA
- the greA gene encoding transcription elongation factor GreA: MSEISYYSAEGLKKLKDELVQLEQVERPRVTTEIADARDKGDLSENAEYHAAKEEQSHLEFKIAKLKNVISSARIIDESQLDTSKVLIHSIVKIKNVANKMEFSYTLVADSETDVRNGKLSVNSPIGKGLLGKEVGDVAEIKVPNGIMKFEIVNISR, translated from the coding sequence ATGAGCGAGATATCTTATTATTCAGCAGAAGGATTAAAGAAATTGAAAGATGAATTGGTGCAACTAGAGCAAGTTGAGCGCCCAAGAGTAACTACAGAAATTGCAGATGCACGAGATAAAGGAGATTTAAGTGAAAATGCAGAATACCATGCTGCAAAAGAAGAACAATCTCACCTAGAATTTAAGATTGCCAAGTTAAAGAATGTTATTTCTAGTGCAAGAATTATAGATGAATCTCAATTAGATACTTCTAAAGTATTGATTCATTCTATTGTAAAAATAAAAAATGTAGCAAACAAAATGGAGTTTTCGTACACGTTGGTGGCAGATTCAGAAACCGATGTTAGAAACGGTAAATTGTCTGTAAACTCTCCAATTGGTAAAGGTTTGTTAGGTAAAGAAGTTGGTGATGTTGCAGAAATTAAAGTACCAAACGGAATTATGAAATTCGAAATTGTAAATATTTCTAGATAG